In Accipiter gentilis chromosome 21, bAccGen1.1, whole genome shotgun sequence, one DNA window encodes the following:
- the TFG gene encoding protein TFG isoform X2, whose translation MNGQLDLSGKLIIKAQLGEDIRRIPIHNEDITYDELVLMMQRVFRGKLLSNDEVTIKYKDEDGDLITIFDSSDLSFAIQCSRILKLTLFVNGQPRPLESNQVKYLRRELIELRNKVNRLLDCLEPPAEPELSSNLPESDAVDGREEKPAAADSNVKPSTQVIAASMSAFDPLKNQDEISKNVMSAFGLTDDQVSGPPSAPAEERSGTPDSIASSSSAAHPPGVQAQQPPYPGTQPQTGQVEGQMYQQYQQPGYPAQQPQAQPQQQYGMQYPGYPQQQTPSQQAQQFPAYSQPAAPAPAAAFPGQPQQLPAQQPPQYPGGSYPPQPYTTQASQPAPYSGPPGSQAAPGTYQPRPGFTPPPGSTMTPPPSGPNPYARSRPPFGAQGYTQPGPGYR comes from the exons ATGAATGGGCAGCTGGACCTAAGTGGGAAGCTGATCATCAaagctcagcttggggaagataTTAGGAGAATTCCTATTCATAATGAAGATATCACCTATGATGAGTTGGTGCTAATGATGCAGAGAGTTTTTAGAGGAAAACTTCTGAGCAATGATGAAGTCACAATAAAATATAAAGATGAAG aTGGCGATCTTATAACAATTTTTGATAGCTCAGATCTTTCCTTTGCAATTCAATGCAGTAGGATACTTAAGCTGACGTTGTTTG TGAATGGACAACCAAGACCTCTAGAATCTAATCAGGTGAAATACCTGCGTCGAGAGCTGATAGAACTTCGCAATAAAGTCAATCGTTTACTGGACTGTTTAGAACCACCAGCTGAACCAGAGCTTTCCAGTAATCTGCCTGAAAGTG ATGCTGTAGATGGTAGGGAAgaaaagcctgctgctgctgactcGAATGTTAAGCCATCTACTCAAGTTATAGCAGCAAGCATGTCTGCATTTGATCCGCTAAAGAACCAGGATGAAATCAGCAAGAATGTCATGTCAGCATTTGGCTTGACAGATGATCAGGTGTCAG GACCACCCAGTGCCCCTGCAGAAGAGCGATCGGGAACACCGGACAGCAtcgcttcctcctcttctgcagccCACCCCCCTGGTGTCCAGGCACAGCAGCCACCATACCCTGGAACACAGCCACAGACTGGTCAGGTGGAAG GTCAGATGTATCAACAGTACCAACAGCCTGGTTATCCTGCTCAGCAGCCGCAGGCTCAGCCTCAGCAGCAGTACGGTATGCAGTACCCAG GCTACCCTCAGCAGCAAACCCCCTCGCAGCAAGCCCAGCAGTTCCCGGCCTACAGCCAgccggcggccccggcgccggcAGCCGCCTTCCCGGGGCAGCCGCAGCAGCTGCCGGCGCAGCAGCCCCCGCAGTACCCGGGGGGCAGCTACCCCCCGCAGCCCTACACCACGCAGGCCTCCCAGCCCGCTCCCTACAGCGGCCCCCCCGGCTCCCAGGCAGCGCCGGGCACCTACCAGCCGCGGCCCGGCTTCACCCCCCCGCCCGGCAGCACCATGACCCCCCCGCCCAGCGGGCCCAACCCCTATGCCCGCAGCCGGCCTCCCTTCGGCGCCCAGGGCTACACCCAGCCTGGACCTGGCTACCGGTAA
- the TFG gene encoding protein TFG isoform X1 has protein sequence MNGQLDLSGKLIIKAQLGEDIRRIPIHNEDITYDELVLMMQRVFRGKLLSNDEVTIKYKDEDGDLITIFDSSDLSFAIQCSRILKLTLFVNGQPRPLESNQVKYLRRELIELRNKVNRLLDCLEPPAEPELSSNLPESDAVDGREEKPAAADSNVKPSTQVIAASMSAFDPLKNQDEISKNVMSAFGLTDDQVSGPPSAPAEERSGTPDSIASSSSAAHPPGVQAQQPPYPGTQPQTGQVEGQMYQQYQQPGYPAQQPQAQPQQQYGMQYPAGYPQQQTPSQQAQQFPAYSQPAAPAPAAAFPGQPQQLPAQQPPQYPGGSYPPQPYTTQASQPAPYSGPPGSQAAPGTYQPRPGFTPPPGSTMTPPPSGPNPYARSRPPFGAQGYTQPGPGYR, from the exons ATGAATGGGCAGCTGGACCTAAGTGGGAAGCTGATCATCAaagctcagcttggggaagataTTAGGAGAATTCCTATTCATAATGAAGATATCACCTATGATGAGTTGGTGCTAATGATGCAGAGAGTTTTTAGAGGAAAACTTCTGAGCAATGATGAAGTCACAATAAAATATAAAGATGAAG aTGGCGATCTTATAACAATTTTTGATAGCTCAGATCTTTCCTTTGCAATTCAATGCAGTAGGATACTTAAGCTGACGTTGTTTG TGAATGGACAACCAAGACCTCTAGAATCTAATCAGGTGAAATACCTGCGTCGAGAGCTGATAGAACTTCGCAATAAAGTCAATCGTTTACTGGACTGTTTAGAACCACCAGCTGAACCAGAGCTTTCCAGTAATCTGCCTGAAAGTG ATGCTGTAGATGGTAGGGAAgaaaagcctgctgctgctgactcGAATGTTAAGCCATCTACTCAAGTTATAGCAGCAAGCATGTCTGCATTTGATCCGCTAAAGAACCAGGATGAAATCAGCAAGAATGTCATGTCAGCATTTGGCTTGACAGATGATCAGGTGTCAG GACCACCCAGTGCCCCTGCAGAAGAGCGATCGGGAACACCGGACAGCAtcgcttcctcctcttctgcagccCACCCCCCTGGTGTCCAGGCACAGCAGCCACCATACCCTGGAACACAGCCACAGACTGGTCAGGTGGAAG GTCAGATGTATCAACAGTACCAACAGCCTGGTTATCCTGCTCAGCAGCCGCAGGCTCAGCCTCAGCAGCAGTACGGTATGCAGTACCCAG CAGGCTACCCTCAGCAGCAAACCCCCTCGCAGCAAGCCCAGCAGTTCCCGGCCTACAGCCAgccggcggccccggcgccggcAGCCGCCTTCCCGGGGCAGCCGCAGCAGCTGCCGGCGCAGCAGCCCCCGCAGTACCCGGGGGGCAGCTACCCCCCGCAGCCCTACACCACGCAGGCCTCCCAGCCCGCTCCCTACAGCGGCCCCCCCGGCTCCCAGGCAGCGCCGGGCACCTACCAGCCGCGGCCCGGCTTCACCCCCCCGCCCGGCAGCACCATGACCCCCCCGCCCAGCGGGCCCAACCCCTATGCCCGCAGCCGGCCTCCCTTCGGCGCCCAGGGCTACACCCAGCCTGGACCTGGCTACCGGTAA